The genomic stretch agctggtaagtcaaaaccccccaaacatatgttgcataatgctttattgacaggaaactttcttaatgccaatgacaaaggacaaacagctgcatgaagacactggactatggaaaaaactgctgaactgaatcaaccagtatacttcaaggATGTACTGACCtgggtatggaaacctggacatgtgttacgttggggtaggggttttgcatttgtctccacaggagaataaaaactttggataccaaaAAATTTGATCAAGAttagagttgaaaaagacaaacctcttgaCAAGGAGTGACAGGTGTtcactgaggtatatctcataaagtaaatagaaacctcacaaaggaaagggacgTGTTGTTTCTATCTTcataggaaaactcatctccaggagtccaagaacactacatgggtagatgcttaagaagagaaggtagctataaccatcaaacaaaagaacgtgccatacagtaaacttacagctgtctctcaaataactctatttctccttatttACTAGTCCCTATTTGAGTAAAttaatgctggatttagagttggatttggctttcctcccctaaaatccaagcatgttgttgaactaaactttagagtttctgtactatatcaagaagccagttgatgtaatacagaacaagaaaggaatttggggactgtctttgtcttttcttggctctttccttcaaggtgtacaccatctcacaatcattatttttccacgattgccttttccagcatgcagacacatataagcaaacatttctcgGCTAACACttgtgtttgagtcccacacagccaatgaagacccacctgacagcaatccctggacactccaGAAAAGGCATTGGGCCATACCTTCTCTaatgcactggatccaacttattccatttcaactgacactccgaccatagttttgagtactgacttcaatcaaattgaggatttcaaacgagatcttcaatcaagcaaatcacatctaacatggactggggTATAATCCATTAGACTTTcactatattaacattttcttcccacaggaccacACAAGGGTCCCATTTCAGctggaagtaacttggaggatgctatgcccacgtccccattattgtctattagggtagtataagcctagttaggaataactttcctattgtttagggttggaaTTGCAAGtaggacacctctttcagattactttagggtttagctgaaatagacatggttagggTGTACAACAGCtgatttcttgtatttcacctttaagattgttaattttgaaaactttacaccattaagttttaatcctcttttagactaaaaggggaattgtaagggacagtaagccatgcctcaGTAAGCCACGAATGTtggaggctggctacaggtgtgccggACCACACCTGTCACGGCatagtcaaggtgaggtcagaatgatgaGGCATAGGTTCTTAAGGTACAGCACCACATGGGAAGGCCCTTTCTCCCTGGCCTCGAAGCtcggctgcccctggcatgctctggcttatatttggctggtatttatctgaataaatatattttgaacctacaagctctccctttcaacaccaatgatagtttatgatgGACAgaatgtggagagaggggaacattcctccactgctggtgggagtgccaacttgtacagccactttggatatcagtatggccTGCtattcaggaaaatgggaatcagtctaccacaagatccagcaattccactcataggcatattcccaaatgaagcacattcctacaacaaggacacctgttcaacgatgttcttagcagcactatttgtaatagctagaacctggaagcaacctagatgccccttcactgaagaatggatagagaaaatgtggtacatttacacaatggagtactactcagcagaaaaaaaaaaaacaatggaatcttgaaatttccagtaaaatgcatggaactagaagaaatcattatgagtgaggtaacccagaaacaaacagacaaacatggtatgtactcactcttatgtgtATTTTCGACCTAGATTAatggattatcagcctacaatccacactgccagagaagctagtaaacaaggaggaccctaagagagacatacatgatctgctggagaaggagaaagtgacaagatctcctgagcaaattggttgccttgggggtagggggagggagctaggagaatgagaaggggagaagaggaagggtgaggaggacatgagggaacagaaaagtccagttgggggatgaataggaGAAAAccagaaaggagataccataatagagggagacattttaggtttacagagaaatcaggcactagggaaatggctggtggtctacaaagatggcaccagctaacaatctatgcaacagaggagaggctatctacAATTCCCTCCCCTGATCATGAGAATGATAACTGAcctatatgccttcatccagcagctggtggaagtagaatcagacaccctcaactaatcactgaagtgaactggaatccagttgcagagaaggacgagtgatgagcaaaggtgtccagaacaggctggtgaaacccacacaaacaggtgacctgaacaacgtggagctcttggtccccagtctgatatctgggataccagcatgggaatgatcctgACACTATCAATGTGGGGTTCATTGAGGAGAtgtcggaaatctacaggacctcctatagtagttcagtaattttccctagcataggtgcagattttgggagcccattccacataaaggcatactccctgagccaagacacaagggggtgggcctaggccctatcacaaaggatatatgatagactctgatgaccccctatggaaggcctcaccctccctgtggtgCAGAAAGATATGTGGTAGGTAGAGTTTTCGTTcaggggagtggtaggggaggaagagagggagagggacctgagattgacatgtaaaaccatctttctttctttcttttttttaaaaataagctgcttctctttccactgtttgttattaatgtataaaatatacaaaatcaaaagaaaaaactctTCAAATCCATTGTGTTTCTAACCCAAGACCCTGCACAAAACCAAACTTCAGTTTTCATAGAAAACAACTGATGTCAacataggggagggagaggatttGGGCGGGTCCATTCCTACTGAACCTACCTGAGAAGCCTTATTGACACTGTCTATATGTGGTAAGGAGCAAGCCCACTCCCAAAGGCGGTGAATGTAGTAGGTCAGGCCCGGTGTGCCCGGATTAAGTTAATGAAATCTGGTCTCACAGAAGTGTTTATTGGAGTCTTTAACATGGCTGTAGGTAAGAGTTGCCTAACACTGCAGGCCTCCCCTCTGCCAGCTACTTTTAACTGGGTATGGATATGAATGTTCCCTCACTAAATCTGGCAGACCCACAATGACTTGGATACTAACAGTTGCAGACTTACTTGAGAAAGGACTCAACAGTGACTGTCCCATGCGGGGGACAATAGAGGGCTGTTCCAGAACTCAATTACAGACAACATGAGCCCTCAGTGCAGTGAGATATATGGTACTCCTCATCACCCCTCACCCCACGGGGATAATGTGCTTGGCTTGGCTTGGTTTCCTAAATGCAGCTGACCAACTCAGTTCCGTGTGCAATTGGAGAGCAGAGGTCTCCAGGGTGACCAGGTTTAGGTTCTCAGGCATCGGGTCTAATACTGGAAGGGGTTTGGGACACAGGGCGAATCTCCTCACAAACTGAAGTCAGCCATCTCAGCAGTCCAGGATGTAGAGTGTGtccagtctctctcctctccagacTGGAGGGGAATATGTACATCAATGCGCACCAGTGATCAGAAATCCTCAGGAACCAAACCAGGTGGAAACTGAGGGGGCCGGCTCCTCATCAGCTGGGGAAAAGGGGAAGTAGGCCTCACAGATGCCCTAAGAGTGAAAGGAGCAAGGCTGCAGTCCACAGGGATGCGGGTGGGGCACCCTGGCCTACAGCAGTGGGGGCCCATTGACCCCTGGATGATAGAAGACACAGTTGTTCTCAAAGCGGCAGCTGCCCTTCATCATGAAATGTCGACAGACAGGGTGGTTTGACATATCTCTTCCATGACTGTGGCCACCATCATGGCCTTGGTGGCCGCCTTCCCCATGGCCATCACGAGCTCGGTGTTCATGAGGTGGTGGACCTTGATGGTCATGGCCTTGATGACTAGGGACATCACTTGGCCGGTGGCCAAGAGGTCCCCCATGTCCAGGGTCTTCATGGAGGCGATGTCTACCACCAGAACCCATTCCTCCACCAGGGCGTTCATGGGAACGATGTCCTCTGCCCATTCCTCCACCAGGGCGTCCATGGGAACATTGTCCATTGCCCATTCCTCCACCAGGGCCTCCATGTAGGCGGTGCCCACCACCTCCAAACATGCCTCCTCCACCAGGACCCCCTCTGCCATTTGGGAGGCCTCCTCCAGAACGACCTCCTCTGGCTCCTTGGAATGGAGGGGGTGGCTGCGGCTCATTTCCTCCACGACCTCCTCGGCCTCTGTGGTATGGTCCAGGACCAGGTCCTTGACCCGTACGCATTGGGCCACCTTGAATGCGGTCACCTGGGCCATCCCAGAAGGGATCACCTACccgaggagggggtgggggtacCAAAAGACGTGGACCCACTGGCCCACCAAGGCCTCCATGGGGGCCTGGCATGGACGCTCCAGGACCAGGGGGGAAATGCTGCATACCTTTGAGGCCCCCGGGACCTCCTTGTGGGAAGCCATTGGCTACAGGACCTAGAAGTCCATGTGACACCAGCATCTGCTTGAGCTTGTCTGCGTACTCTGGCTGTTTTAGCAGATCCTTTGAAGGGTGGCTGTTTGGACTGCACATGATGGAGATGAGGATCTCCTGGATATTGATGCCTCCTCCTCCAGGGCCCTGGGGGCTCTTCCCAGCTCCCATTCTTCCCATAAGATTGGCCAGAACTGGAGGCAGTTTGGATCCGCCTGCCCCATTAGGTGAGCCACCAGACCCTCCAGGCTCCAGGGTCTCAACATGCAGTGCCTCATCCATGTAACACTCCTCATTCAAGGGGATGAGCTTCGGGGGTATAGGCTCATGGGGCTCAGGATCGGGCTCATGAGGACTCTCCTTGTTCAGGAAGAATTCCTGAAGGATGCCCTTTTCCCGCTCAGCTTGGATATATCGCTCCTGGCTGTTGCTTCCAGGGATGACAAGAGGTGCGGGCAGAACCAGAGGCCTGGGACATACCCATGGCACTATCTCCTCCATGATGTCATGGCATGGTCGCCTGGCTGTCTCAAAAGCATGTCGGTCGGATAGTATCTCACGCTTGGCTGCCTCACCGAAGTCTTTGATCTTGTTCA from Cricetulus griseus strain 17A/GY chromosome X, alternate assembly CriGri-PICRH-1.0, whole genome shotgun sequence encodes the following:
- the LOC100766453 gene encoding serine/threonine-protein phosphatase 1 regulatory subunit 10-like isoform X2, whose protein sequence is MGSGPIDPKELLKDLDSFLTRDGEVKSVDGIAKIFSLMKEARKMVNRCTYLNIILQTQAPEVLVKFIDVGGYKLLNNWLTYSKTTNNVPLLQQILLTLQHLPLTVDHLKQNNTAKLVKQLSKSSEDEELRKLASVLVSDWMAVIRSQNSAQPAEKDKKKRKEEGKSRTTIPEQPLTEVKAEIRAEEAPEKKEKPKSLRTTAPSHAKFRSTGLELDTPSLVSVKKNSSTVVASDKYNLKPIPLKRQSGTAAPGDAAPPAEKKYKPLNTTLSANKEFKVKSIPPQHIEGLVFLNAFNSAPVLGIKIKKKKLLSPTAAKPSPFEGKTSTEPSSAKPSSPEPAPPAEPLDTDRPCTPVLSVEVSELMDTASLAPGALDVKPVESPGDPSKLTWKGRKRKTVTWPEEDKLREYFYFEMDETERVNVNKIKDFGEAAKREILSDRHAFETARRPCHDIMEEIVPWVCPRPLVLPAPLVIPGSNSQERYIQAEREKGILQEFFLNKESPHEPDPEPHEPIPPKLIPLNEECYMDEALHVETLEPGGSGGSPNGAGGSKLPPVLANLMGRMGAGKSPQGPGGGGINIQEILISIMCSPNSHPSKDLLKQPEYADKLKQMLVSHGLLGPVANGFPQGGPGGLKGMQHFPPGPGASMPGPHGGLGGPVGPRLLVPPPPPRVGDPFWDGPGDRIQGGPMRTGQGPGPGPYHRGRGGRGGNEPQPPPPFQGARGGRSGGGLPNGRGGPGGGGMFGGGGHRLHGGPGGGMGNGQCSHGRPGGGMGRGHRSHERPGGGMGSGGRHRLHEDPGHGGPLGHRPSDVPSHQGHDHQGPPPHEHRARDGHGEGGHQGHDGGHSHGRDMSNHPVCRHFMMKGSCRFENNCVFYHPGVNGPPLL